GGAGCAGCATACGGATGGCTGGGAGCTAAAGTATTTGGAAAACGGTCAGATGGAACGATGGGATGGCTGAATATATGCTTATTAATGCCCTACTTATTATTAACCTGGATAAGCTGGTATCTTCAAAGACTGATTGAGAAAGAGGAATGCTGTAACGAGATAGTACCTGGCATCTGGCTGGGTCGTAGAGTATTTGCTAAGGAATTGCCCGATAATATCAGCTTAATAGTTGATTTAACAGCCGAATTCCCAGAACCCAAAAATGTTATTTCAGGAAGATATTATATCTGCGTTCCTACATTAGATGCGTCTGTGCCAGATTATCAAGTATTCCAAAAATTGGTTAATAAAATCTGTGCATGGCAGGGAAATATTTATATTCACTGTGCCCTTGGGCATGGACGTTCAGCAACAGTTGTTGCTGCTACACTTGTTGCCAAGGGGCTTGTGAATAATGCGAACCAAGCAGAAGCACTGATCAAGAATAAACGTCCGGGAATTGAGTTTAGTAAAGCTCAGTGGGACTTGCTGAAAAGGATAACTATTTAAAACTAAATGCGGCAACTGCTAAACAACCCCAGCCCACAATAAATGCTACTCCTCCTAGTGGAGTAATTGGTCCCAACCACTTTACACCCGTCAGACTCAAAGCATAAAGACTGCCTGAGAAAAGGATGACGCCAACGATGAAGGCATATCCAGCTGCCACAAGGGTTGACTGTGCTGCCTCGGCGCGACTTAATAATAATGCCACCAGTAGCAAAGCTAATGCGTGATACATCTGATAACGGGCACCCGTCTCAAAGATTTCTGCTGCCCGTTCGCTGAGTTTTTCTTTCAAAGCGTGGGAGGCAAAAGCACCAGCAGCGACGGACAATCCGCCTAAAATAGATGCGATGCATAAAAAAATCTGCGTCATCATAATTTCAACTACTCTTATCTCAACAGGAAGTAATAAGAAATTCCTCCTTCCTCACTTACTTTAAAGTTAGCATCGTATTCTTTAGCTCTATCATCTAAATACTGCTTTGCCTCCGCAGCTGTTAGCTTCGCCTCCATCGCAAACTGTAAAGTGGTGATATTTCCATCGCCTTCTTTCAGTAGCTGGTAAAAGGTAGACTGGAGGCGATCGCTTGTTTCTTTCGAGTGTTGTTTCCGCAATCCCCACACCAGCCAACCTCCAAGGGCTACCGCTGGGAGTCCTAAAACTAGACCCCCGATGGCAGCGTCTCCATCTTCCTGTTTATCCTCCGGGCTAGCATTCGGATTCGGTAGGGTATAAACAATGAGCGGAATCATTAGCAAAATTCCGCCGAATGTCAGTAACAAGCCCGCAGACAGTTTTTTGATGAGCTTCATGGTGCC
The nucleotide sequence above comes from Coleofasciculus sp. FACHB-T130. Encoded proteins:
- a CDS encoding dual specificity protein phosphatase family protein is translated as MAFGLRFGNARWLILWIGVSFIAVGAAYGWLGAKVFGKRSDGTMGWLNICLLMPYLLLTWISWYLQRLIEKEECCNEIVPGIWLGRRVFAKELPDNISLIVDLTAEFPEPKNVISGRYYICVPTLDASVPDYQVFQKLVNKICAWQGNIYIHCALGHGRSATVVAATLVAKGLVNNANQAEALIKNKRPGIEFSKAQWDLLKRITI
- a CDS encoding DUF423 domain-containing protein, yielding MTQIFLCIASILGGLSVAAGAFASHALKEKLSERAAEIFETGARYQMYHALALLLVALLLSRAEAAQSTLVAAGYAFIVGVILFSGSLYALSLTGVKWLGPITPLGGVAFIVGWGCLAVAAFSFK